The sequence below is a genomic window from Canis aureus isolate CA01 chromosome 11, VMU_Caureus_v.1.0, whole genome shotgun sequence.
TGCCGCCGCGGCGCCTCGGACCTCCCGCGGCCCCCGCCGCGCGCCGTGGACGTGGCGGAGCTGCTGCGAGACGCCACGGTCGCGGAGGAAAGGCCGCGGGCGGCGGAGGCGCGGCGGCCGCCGGGCCAGTGCTCGGTGCTGCTCTTCCCGGGCCAGGGCAGCCAGCTGGTGGGCATGGGCCGGGGGCTGCTCCGCTTCCCGCGCGCCCGCGAGCTCTACGCCGCCGCCCGCAGCGTGCTGGGCTACGACCTGCTGGAGCTGAGCCTGCACGGGCCGCAGGAGGCCCTGGACCGCACCGCGCACTGCCAGCCCGCCGTCTTCGTGGCCTCGCTGGCCGCCGTGGAGAAGCTGCAGCACCTGCAGCCCGCGGTGAGGCCCGACGGCCCGTGGCCCGCGGGCGGgatgggcggggccgggggctccAGGTGCATCGCCTCGGGGAGGCCTCGCGGTTCGCACTGTGCGGGGTGGGTGGCGGGGCGGTGGGGATGCGGCGCTATGAAGCCTGCGTGtcgggggaggggctgggcagcccagggctgggctcagctttgatttatattatttttagagatttcattcattcatgagagagggagaagcaggcaccccgcgGAGAGcccctgcaggactcgatcccaagaccccgggatcacgccctgagccaaaggcagacgctccacaaCTGAGCCACGCGGGTGCCCTgatttggcttattttttaaaggtcattcatttttatttaattcttttaaagattttatttatttattcatgacagacacacagagagagacagaggcagggacacaggcagagggagaagcaggctccctgcagggagcccgatgcgggactcgatcccgggtccccaggatcatgccctgggccaaagcagcgctaaaccgctgagccacccggactgccccaaaattttatatatatttatttgagagacacagagcaggagtggcagggggaggaggagaggaagaagcagatgccctgctgagcagggaccctgtcaccgggctccatctcaggaccccgagatcatgacctgagccaaaggcagacccaaccgactgagcctcccaggccctGCTGTGTGTCCTCTTCTAGCCAGAGCTCCAGGCCAGTGGCTCCTGGTTCCTTGAGCCTCTGAACACCCTGTCAGCTCTCACGTGCAGAACCTGGGACCGAACACCCCACCCATCCCCTAAAGAACTTGGTCTCATGTCCCACATCTGTCACCACAGGTTATTGAGAACTGTGTTGCTGCTGCCGGATTCAGTGTGGGAGAATTTGCAGCCCTAGTGTTTGCTGGAGCCATGGAATTTACTGAAGGTACACAGGAAGGGGTTTGGTTTTGTGCCAGGGTGTTCTCTTGCTGGGCTCACTGGGGACCAAGGACACTCAAAAATAATTCTTGGAGCCACTTGGGTGATAGAGAAGGGAGCACATGGATGAAAATGACATTGGAACCTGAAGACCAGACTTCACCttgattccctttttttttgttgttgttcttttttgtttgtttgtttggctttggtttttttttgtttgtttgtttgtttttattccctttaaaGCCTGATGGGTTCAttggagattttctttctttttgtaatctCCTGAACTCTGCTTGCCTGTCTCCCACACtgtcctgggtgcctcagtccaCTCCCACATCACCAGTGCCTGTGACCCTATCAAAGGCCTGCAGATGGTCACggaatgaaaaagtaaatgaatgttTGATCTTGAGCATATCAGTTTCGCTCAAGATGTTTGCTCCTTAGTGAAACCAGTTAAACTGTTTTGCTTATAGTTAAATATGGGCAAAGGATGTGAACAGAcctttctctaaagaagatgtacagatggggatccctgggtggcgcagcggtttggcacctgcctttggcccagggcgcgatcctggagacccgggatcgtatcccacatcaggctcccggtgcatggagcctgcttctccctctgcctgtatctctacctctctctctctctctctctgtgtgactatcatgaataaataaatttttaaaaaatttaaaaaaaacaaagaagaagatgtacagatggccaacaggcatgtgaaaagatgttcaatatcactaatcctTAGGGatgtgcaaatcaaaaccacactgtgTGGCaggcccggtggcgcagcggtttagtgctgcctgcagcccggggtgtgatcctggagacagggatcgagtcccacgtcaggctccctgcatggagcctgcttctctctctgcctctctctctctctgaataaataaattaaaaatcttaaaaaacaaaacaaaaccacactgagGTACCACTTGATTCCCAATAGGATGGCTTCAGCTAAATAtataatggggcacctgagtggctctgtcagttaagcatctgccttcggcttaggtcatggtcccagggtcttgggatcaagtcctgcatcacagggctccctgctcagtgggagtctctcctccctctgccattccccctgttcaggctctctctctctctctctcaaatatttttaaaaatatataataataataaaaaattttaaattagtaagtgttggcaagaatgtgaaaaAATAGGACCCTCAGACACGGCTGGCGAGAATGTAAAATGCTGCGGCCACTGTGGAAACCAGTTTAATGGTTCCACAAGAAGTTacacatagaattaccatatggccCAGTGGTTCTGTCTGCAGGTATAtacctaaaaaatgaaaatatatgttgatacaaaaaaaacctgcacacaaaagTTCATAAcaacattattcaaaatagcccaaagatggaaacaatccaaatgtccctCATCAGATGAGTTGGTAAGCAAATTGCACTCtgtccatgcaatggaatattcttcagccataatAAGGAATAAAgtgctgatacatgctacaacatggatgagcctcaaaaacatgctcagtgaaagaagcaatcccttttatatgaaatgtccagaatatgcaaatccacagagacaacAGATTAGAGATTATGggggcagaggaaaggagaaatgggGAGTGGTTCCTTCATGGATATGGGGTATTTTATGGAGGGATGGAAAGTTTTGAAACTAGAATGAGCTGGAGGATGCATATTATAAATACAACAAGTACCACTGAGCCATAGACTTAAAactcattcaatttttttttaatttattttatgatagtcacagagagagaaagagagaggcagagacataggcagagggagaagcaggctccatgccccaggagcctgatgtgggattcgatcccgggtctccaggatcgcaccctgggccaaaggcaggcgccaaaccactgcgccacccagggatccccaaaactcaTTCTATTTTATGACTTTTACTTCAGGgttttggaaaacagtattaTAGCACTGGTAAGGAAACAACTAAAAAATGCTGCATATTCACACCTCCTAGTAAAACTTTTATATACATAGAGTTTTCTGTGCACATAATTTGCAGTTATAGCAGATGTATATCCTGTGTTTTTTCACTTGACATTTTGCATAGTTAACGCCTGCACGGGAAGACTTCACGTGCCCTCTCCACTTTTCCCCTGTGTTCTTTGCTACTTCCTACCTCAGGCTCTCAGTGGATTTGCTCCAAAGTTTGCTCCCTACCTGGGTGAGGGCCCCACAGTCCAGTACAACTGTATGGACATGCAGAGTGAAGGAAGATGTATTAGGAAGGGTGCAGGGTGTGCTCCTCAGACCTTCCCTGTGGTCCCAGGAAACCCTGGACGGCCCCTTAACTTGTCCTCAGTCCActcatcccctcccccagggaGAGGACCCAGGACCAGGATGACAGATGTCCAGTCATTACAGGCCATTCTTATGTCACGGTCACTGGAGCCACCTTCCCTGGGCACAGCCCAGGCTTTTCACCTAACACTTGAGCTGCACTGAGCCAGGAACTCTGCATTTCCGTTCATCTGCCTTGGCAGTGTCAGCTTCTACAGCTCCAAGTAGGGGCAGTAAAACTTGATTTATGAGAATCCTATGTTACTGAAACTGATTCCCAGTTTTTACAACAATCTAGGTAGATTagatattatcctcattttattaaCTGAAAATTTGACCCGAAAGGTCATGACTTGCCCAAAACAGTATGGCTCAAGGTCTGCTCCTTGGCACCCTGCTCCCTGCCTCAGGGTTTCTCAACTgcagcactgttgacattttggaccAGGTAGTAACTTGTTTTGGGTGGAGCTGTGCATTGTGGGATGTggagcagcatccctgacctctaccacCAGATGTCAGTAGCGAGCACCCCTCCCCACACGTGCACAGGCTTCGCGATTGCGACAGAACCACCAGCCTCTATCAAGCCGGCTTTAAAGCTGGGAGCTCCACGGTTTCGTGTGTAGAGCGCCAAGGACAGCGCCCCCTTTCTCAGGATGGTGGCGCCATCCCCATGTGCTAGATGGAGATGCGAAGAACGGAAGAACCGTGGCCTTGTGGACTGGTGACAAACACCAGTGTCCGCGTCTCCAGCGTACAGCGCAGAGCTTGTGCTTTGTCTTTCAGCTCCAGGCTTCCCTCCTTTGTTCCGTGCCCTGATTTTTCCAAATGCGCTTCTCTCTGGATAGGTCTGTATGCGGTGAAAATCCGAGCAGAGGCCATGCAGGCAGCCTCGGAAGCTGTCCCCAGCGGGATGCTGTCTGTCCTCGGCAAGCCCCAGTCCAAGTTCAGCTTCGCCTGTTTGGAAGCCCAGGAGCACTGCAAGACTTTGGGCATAGCGGACCCCGTGTGTGAGGTGGCCAACTACCTCTTTCCTGATTGCAGGGTGATCTCAGGACACCTGGAGGTTGGTGCCAATGGGAATAGCCTTCCGAGACAACCAGGGCGGTAGGGAGGGTTGAATTGTCCCACCCACActcgggggaggggagggggtgatgGGTGCTCTGCCAAGCCGTGATCTTTGGAGGAAGTATttgagcaggggtgggaggggtggggtggcaggaggCCAGGATCCGGTCTCACTCCACGTTGCATAGACAAGGACCCTGGGCAAATCCCCTCGCCCTCTTGAAGGTAAAGGTGTTGGGCCAGATGATCCCCAGGGCCTTCCTGTAGTAAATTCTGGGATTCTCACAACCTCTGATCTGATCCTCTTTAGCAAGAGGAGAAGCCATTCCTGCTAGGTTTTCCCACCCCACTGTGCCTTTTCTTAAGTGTCTGTTTTTAcccctttccttctgtccttccttccattcACTGCTTCCCTAGATGTTTCTAAAGCAGCTCCTCTGTAACCAGCACTGAGGGCACATGGTCTGATAAGCTGGGAACAGGGACCATGGGTTTGGGGGCACAGTAAGGGTTGGGCTGGCTGCCAGAAGGCCTGAGGACGCAGCACCAAGAGTGGTGCTTGGAAGTAAGTCCGCCAGGAAGAGGACATCCCCAGCGGAGAGGCAGTGAGCGGCCAATGGAAGAGGGCAGGTCTGTACCGAGGCCGCGGCCCTGGAGTGCCAAGCGGGTCCACGCAGGGTCTCGCCTGAGGGGCTGCTGGTGCAGGGCCAGCGTCTGCGCAGCTCATGTCACCTAGGCCTTGCAGCCAGCCTGTGCTCCCCAGAAAGGAGTCCCGTTTTACAcacaaggaagctgaggaagagTGAGAGGCCAGTGCTTAGAGATGTGGAGGTGGCCTGGAGGCCTGGCCTGTCTCATTCTAGAACCTTCTGTCTCCACTCAGCTGCTCTCAGTCTATCATCCCCTGTGAGGCCTTGACAGTATGCCAGGGGTCTGTGTGAATCTCCCTTGAACCAGTGAGTCTCTCCTGTGACAGTTCTGAGAAGATAGGAAGATCAGTGACAGTGGCCCTGTGTTGATCGTATTGCTGGTTGCTCGTTCCCATTAACAGCCTTGGAACAGCCCAGaagtgagtggggaggggccccAAACCAGGGCAGGCATCTCCCCACACAGCTCCCAGACAGGTACGCAGGATGACAACTGCTGGGATTCCCAGGGGGGTTAGCCTTCTGGTGCAGTTGGAAGTGCCAAGGCAAAGAGCTCAGGTGAGGGCACGGCCTTCCCAGAGCAGGACAGTCCCTTTGCAACAGCTGATGTGACATAAACCCCTTGGCCTCTGCTAAACCAGAGCCTGGGCTGAGGGCCAGCCTCCCACACCCTGAAGCTGTTGGCTGGGCTCCTGTGGCCCCAGCCTGGGACGAAAACTGACTCTGAGATGCTGAAATGATGCTGGAAGTGCCACCGAGTAGCCACCCATGCAGGTGCCGCTGACCAGACAGTCCAGTCATGGTGGGGAGGGTCTGAAAGGCCTGTGATCAGAGGGGCTTCTGGGTGCCCCTCAGTGAGATGGGGATGGAGGGAAGTGGTAGGGTAATGACGTGAAGCGTCAGGACAGGCTGGACTCTGCTGCAGTGACAGGCGGCCCAGACCCCTCTGTGCTTCCCACAGGAGTGGGTCACACTGCCGTCACACTTTGCTTCCCTATGCTGAGCTCTGCTCCACTTCGCTTTCACCAGCGCTCGGGCCAGCAGCAGCCTGTGTGGGACGCCGACAGACTCGGCTCAGGATGGTAAGACGTGGTGAGCCACAGGCTGCAttggtgatgcccaggtggatcTGTCCACCTGCAGGGACGGGCCACAGAGATGGGCGACAGGTGCCATCTGACCAAAAGTAGGAATCCTTCCTACCCTTTGGGGACACAAATAGCTAACCTATtacagactttttattttatcactttttaaagattttatttattcatgagagacagagagagatagatgcagagacacatgcagagagaggagcaggttccctgcggggaccccgatgcaggacttgatcctagaaccccagggtcagaccctgagccaaaggcagacgctcacccactggtCCACCTAGGCGTCCCAGGTTACAGGTCTTTTAGTGTACGTGGCTGGGCTCGGCATATGAGGTCATTGCTGACCCTCATGTAGTGCCTGTGCGCCAGGCGGAGTTCTCCTCCATAGCCTGAGTTAACTGTTGTCCgccttttatagatgagggaaccgaggcccagaggtgagacagagggagacaggctCGTCCAAGGTCATGCAACTGCTGGGACCTAAGCTCACCCTCCATCTTCCAGGGAACAGCAGGCTCAGCCTCTGCGTGGCTGTAGATGGTGGCGGGCCAGAGACGGGgccagagacaggcagacagaccaTGTAGTGCAGGGGAAGCCCTCGGGCAGAGCTGGTGGAGGGCTGGCAGGGGGGCAGGCCTGGCTGTGTCCtgaggccatatggtctctgaaAATgtctactatttttaaaatatttgcaaattatgttaTTTGCAAACAGCTCTGAGGTGGAGCCTGTTAGCTGGGAGGCCCTTTCTAGGCTGAGACGCCCTTCAGGGGAAGGGTTTTGGCTTCAGGGACAGAGCTCTTGACTTCTCGAGAAGTCAAGACAAGGGGGTTCTGATAGAAATGACGCCTGGAGTCTCTTGAGTTCTTATCTTGAGGGTTATGAAGCAGTAAGAAAACGGGCCTATAATTGAAGACTAGGTAGCATGTTCTCCTTTATCCGACCCTTACACCTCCTGCCTGACCGCGTCCCAGCAACCTCGTGAAGCAGCTGAAGTTGTGCCCACTTTGTGGATGACAAGAGTTCAGAGGTTGAGTGGTTTGCCCCAGGCGCCCGGGCTGCTGCATGAGGCGCTGGGGTGGACCAGGCTTCCCGGCCTCCATCTCTCTCTAGCCACCTGCCCAGCTGGGGGGTAGGAATGGTCATAGCCCCAGGGGAGGACTTCGGGGCTGCTGAGTACACAACTGATGTGTTCTGGAACAAAGAGGTGAAGTGAGCCAGTCCTCGCGGCTCTTTACAGGATGAAACAGGCAGATGGGTCAGAGCGTCTTCTATCCACAGGACCGAGCTGGTGCCAGTGGTGGCCGCCTCGCCGTGTGGTGCCTCCCCTAAGATGTCCTTGGCTtaaacttctttcttcttctcccagGCGCTGCAGTTCCTCCAGAAGAATTCCTCTAAGTATCACTTCAGGCGCACCAAGATGCTGCCCGTCAGCGGTGGGTTCCATACGCGCCTCATGGAGCCAGCCTTGGAGCCCCTGACCCAAGTCCTAAAGTCGGTTGGTGTCAAGAAGCCTCTGGTTTCCGTCCACTCAAACGTCGATGGGAAGAGATACATGCATCCAAAACACATCCAGAAGTTGCTGGTGCAGCAGGTGGTCTCCCCGGTGAAGTGGGAGCAGACGATGCATGCCATATACGAGAGGAAGAAGGGTGTCGAGTTCCCCAAGACTTTTGAAGTCGGACCTGGGAAGCAGCTGGGAGCCATCCTGAAGAGTTGCAACCTGCAGGCCTGGAAGTCCTACCAGAACGTGGAAGTGCTGGCGGACGACGATGGCGGGGCCTAGAGCAGGCCCCAGAGCAGGCCGAAGGAGTCTGCGGtgccgggggaggggcggggggcccagggggtGCTGCTCTGGGCCTGGGCCGCTTCCTCCGAGGTGATTGGGAGGCTCTGTGTGTAAAGTGCTTTGACGGCCACTTGAAAGGCACtgagaggatttctttttttttttttttttgagaggatttCTTTTACTGGACCAGGTCCGGCTCTCCCACtcacccccgcctcccccaggcATGTTCCGAGGCTCGGGCAGCAGCCCTGCTGCCAGAAGTCTTGGTGAGGACCTGCTCCGCCTCCCCCAGCTCTGGTCTCAGGTGGCTGCTCTGTAAGGGGCTGAAGGCACCTGGCGGGCGGGCATGTTCCAGGGCCTGGGAAGGCTCAGCCCAACGCCTATCACGCCCTGGTGTAGCCGTGAGGCAGGCCAGAGCCAGAGCAGCTCCTCCACTGCCCCGCTGGCCTGTGCACACCCACGGCCAGAATCTTAGCCCCATGGTCACTGAACGCAAGGGGCTTTAAGACACAATTGGCCTTGGCGGCCGTTCTGTCCACCCCAACACTCAACAGGTGGGAGACCCGGTCCCACATTTGTTTATTTCCCAACAGTGTTGAGTGTGCCTGCTGTATGCCTGTGAGTGGCCTCTACCCTCTGCTGGGGAAGAGGGTCCCGAGCAAGGCGGGAAGGGTTTGGGGAGGCTGGGCGCTCGGTCTCCCCACGCCCCTGGCATCCCCTCAGACGGTGATCGCGGACTGTCTCCCATGTGCCCGGGACCTGCTGTGGCACAGGCTGCCCTCAGAGCTTCTCAGccagctccacactgggagcaAAGCGCAGGTTCTCTGTGGATGCCGCTCCTGCCCTGATACTAAAAACGAGTAATTCTAAGCTTCTCGGGGTTTTGTCATTAATCCGCAATCGTGGGAAAACCTCACAGTACGGAATCTCTGCATCTGTCCGTAAATGTGGCTGTTGTGTAGACTCCTGTCAAATCCTGGGGAGCTTCCTCATTTTTAATTCCACGGTGTCTCTCAACAGGGGCCCCGTTGGCCTCTGGGCAGACCTGTTACACACACGGTGCGGGCAGCCGCCCTGGCTCCTGGCCACTCCGTGCAGGTAGCTCTTCAGGCGTTGTGACCCCCGGACAGGCCCCCGTGTGTCCGCCGCCCCGGCCGAGCCCCTGCACATAGGGCCATGGAACCCGATCTTCACCACGGCCTGACATGGAGGGTTCTTTGGAGTTCAGTGACGAAATAAGGATCTCTTCAAAATCTCTTGTAGAAGTTCTCAAACATTCACAAAGAACCTTGCTAGTATCTTTAGAGTGTGGATCCTGTCTGAACCCCCTTCTCCGAGCGCTGTAGTAGCAGGAAGCTCTGAGAGGAGACTGGCCGGGCTCCCCAGTCTGGGCTTCCGTTCTCGCCGTGCTGCAGGCTGGATGGTATCATGGGGCCACCCTCAGCTCGAAGGAGCATGGTCCACGGTCCCACGTAAGGGAGCTGCAGAGGCAGTGGAGGGGGAGTTCCCACGTGGCAGGCCTTGCTGCTTCTATGGGCACAGCCCTTTACCTCAGGGCCCAGGATGGCGCTCTCAGGCCCATCCCTACTCGAAGGCACAGCAATTGAGGGACATAGGGTGCTGTCCTAAGGAAGGTTCCAGAAAGCTGGCCACGTCTCTGCCTGCACTGCAGGAGCTTCCTAGTTTGGGGAACCCAGGGGTGCAGGAGCCCTGGGAGCCCGGGCCAAGGTGGATggggcctcctcctgcccctgcagactgagttgGGATGAGTGACAGAGGCATAGGGTGCTGAGGGGAGTTATGGGGAGCCCAGGGTCTGGGGTGTGGGCCTTAAGGGTGGTGGTGGATCCTACATCCTGCTCCTTGGCAGGTCTGGGCTAGTTCCTGCCCCCTGAGGAAAGTAGCCCACGCCATTGCTCCCACGGTGCTGGAGGCAGGAGTCCCACCTTCCACCACATTTGGGTCCCGTGCCAGTGGAGGCCCTGGGCCTGTTTCTCTCCAGCAGCTCGCCTCCCTCAGTCCGCCTGGAATGGGGTGCTGCTTCCCTACCTGGCAGAAACAGATCTCCCTGGGCACCTTCTTCCTAAGAGAACAGATCTTGCCTCTTCATTCCTAAAAATCTTGACTGGCCCAAGGGCCTTGATCAAAAGTCTCTGAAACCGCAAAGGCGATAGGGCCCCTTGTGCCCTGGCAGCCTTGTTGCCTCCTCTGGGAAGGCGCTTCGCTGTTTCCAGCAGCCTCCACCCCAGGGGATAGGGGCTGTGTCCAGGCACTGCCCCTGGGACCTGCTGCAGAGGAGCCGCAGGAGATGGGGGCCTCATGTGGAGGTGACCGTGtcacccctgcccccttcctgggAGGGATGGGCCTCTAGTCTTTCCTTTCTGGGGTTGG
It includes:
- the MCAT gene encoding malonyl-CoA-acyl carrier protein transacylase, mitochondrial, translated to MSLRGARAAGAAWARGWGAGCRRGASDLPRPPPRAVDVAELLRDATVAEERPRAAEARRPPGQCSVLLFPGQGSQLVGMGRGLLRFPRARELYAAARSVLGYDLLELSLHGPQEALDRTAHCQPAVFVASLAAVEKLQHLQPAVIENCVAAAGFSVGEFAALVFAGAMEFTEGLYAVKIRAEAMQAASEAVPSGMLSVLGKPQSKFSFACLEAQEHCKTLGIADPVCEVANYLFPDCRVISGHLEALQFLQKNSSKYHFRRTKMLPVSGGFHTRLMEPALEPLTQVLKSVGVKKPLVSVHSNVDGKRYMHPKHIQKLLVQQVVSPVKWEQTMHAIYERKKGVEFPKTFEVGPGKQLGAILKSCNLQAWKSYQNVEVLADDDGGA